A window of [Clostridium] innocuum genomic DNA:
AGGAAAGGATAATCTGGTCCATATTCATATCATACAGGGCAACATAGAACGGAATAATCAAATACAGATTGGTCAGCACTGCAACTAAGGTACTAACCAGAGTCCCTGCCGTCATTCCCAGCAGTGCTTCCTTTCGTGTCTTCTTGTGACGGTACAGCAAAGACGCAGGCAGTACCAGGGCAACTCCCAGCAAAAAGCTCTGCAGCTCTCCGGTAAACATGGAATTGGATCCGGAAATCACCATCTGAACCATAACACGGATAAAGACAATCAGAACACCTGCCACCGGTCCCAGAGCGAAGGCTCCGATCAGCTCCGGAATTGCGGCCAGATCAAAGCTTAGAAAGGGCGGCATAAACGGAATGGGAAAGCGAAACATCATCAGTATCGCTCCCAGTGCACCAAGCATACCGATCAGGGCAAGCCGTTTTGCACTCATGTTGTTTTTCAATTCACATCTCCTCCATTTCAAAAAAACACCTGACTACGAAAAAACTCGTCTTCAGGTGTGCGTTTACAGAAAATGTCTTTTCTCATCCGGACTTTACCGTCGGTGCCAGAATTTCGCTGGCTCAGCCGCTCATTACGCGGGTCATGGACTATTACCATCGGTAGGGAATTTCACCCTGCCACAAAGACTTGTTATTCAATTTTGAATGCAGGTCATGCGTCAACACAATCTGTATATTCATTATAGCTCATGAAACAGCATGTGTAAATAAGAAATAGAAATGTAATTTTTTTCATATACCTGATGCAATACACATCGCCAAGTAGAAAACAGTACAGAAAAGAAACACCGGGTTCTACCCTGTTGCTGATAAAATATGAAGATCCACCTCCTGTTTTGTAAGGTGTTTTTCATATTCATCCATCTTTAGTGTCTGTATCTTCCAACAAATATCAATAATTCGTGGATTATTTAGGAATTCAGTATCCTCCATACGTATATAGGGGTGTAAGAAGCCCTTACAGAATGGAGGACATAAACATGTCAAACACAATGAATCAACTCAACTACAGTAACGATCTATTTTTTAAGTACACCCTTTCCCGTGAGGATGAAGGCTCTGTGTACGCCCGCAACACCATCATTGAACGTGTTACCGGTATCAGGGTAAAGGAAAGCACCGTGCTCAATCCCAATCTGGATCCGGGCATCATCGGAAAAAAGCGCATCATTCTGGATGTTCATGTGAAGGATGAACAAAACCGCCATTTCAATATCGAGATGCAGACGACCTACAAGGGATTAGCGGAAATGATGCGCTTTGAATTTTATGGAGCCAGAGCGTTGAACAATCAGCTGAACAGCGGTAAGAAGTATAAGGATTTAAAGCCGGTATATCAGATTATTTTCATTGACGAGTATGCATGGAACAACAGAAATCTGATCAATCAGTATCAGATGCGCAATGAGCAGGGAGAGAATGAAAGCTACTATCCGCTCATCCTTCGCACCTATATTCATATGCCGGCAATCAATGACATCGTAAGGGAGAAGGAAATACTGAGGCTGAATGACTTTGAACAGCTGATATACCTGTTTGAAAATAATGAGAAAAATGATATACTGAAGTCAAAGGAAAGGCTGGTGAAGGTATTCGTGGATAAGTATGAGGAAATGCAGAAGGATGATGAGCTGTGGTCAACCGCAATGGCGATTCAGATGGGAGAGGCACGTTACCGCTATGGCTTGGAGGACAGCTTTGAAGAAGGAAAAAAGGAAGGAGAAGCATTACTGTTAATAAAGCAGCTTAAAAGTAAGTATCATGAGGATTGCACAACATGGCTGCAATCTTTGAATGATGAACAGATCGAAGCCGTATCCAGCTTGATACTGGTTTGCAATTCTTTTCAGGAGTTGAAGGATCAGGTTATGTCAATGAAGTAATACATACAATACCAAATAAGAAAACTGTTTTATAAGCATATGCCTCTATAAAACAGTTTTTTAATCTATTCTTTCTGCCGCATCCGTATCACAGGTATTGAAATATTGTAAAATTACATGAATGGATGCTGCATATTTTTAGCAGGTATCAGGCGCTCTGAGTTAATGCATAATGCTCATAGATAAGGAAATCATACACCTAGAACTCAGCGCAGAATTTGATAACATCCTTTAGGGATATGCTTTCCTTCAGCAACCCGTACACTTCCTTCAGCTTATCCGCAGAGTGAAAATTCTCATACATCTTCATAAGAGTATCCGGATTGCTGTTTTCCTTCACCACAGCATACCGCATAGCCGCAGCTGCCGCAAGTAGGATATACCCGCATTTCTGTCCATATTTTTCAGCAAGGCGAAGCGGTTCATACAGCCGCTCTTCTTTGTTCAGCTTCCGTTGTGCCTGCCGTGCATTGCGATACACCGTATCATAGATTTCCCGATTACGGAATTTATGCACTGCACGCATGGTAAAGGCAAGCTGCACATCCTGTTCCACTGCATATTCTCTTGCGATGATTGTACTGACAACCGGTACTGCCCGATCCATTAACTCCATAATCTGCGGATCATTTGCGGCTTCTCCGTAAACCTCATACTGCAGATAATCTCCAAGATACGCAACAATCGCACTCATGAAATTATACGTATAAATTTTTCTTTGAATCAGGGATGGAAAATCTGCTTCCAGCGGCATTCCCACAATGTCCGGAAGCATTCCCTTTACACTGCCGTCCACTGGCAGCTCTGCGACATCCTCGCTAATCAATACCAGACTTTTTTCCTTTGGCTGCAGTGTTGTACAGAAGATCACACCCTCGGAAATGCTGTTGGATATATTCGCATCCACAAGCGGCTGTTTTACGTGGACACCGTTTTCACAGCATACGATCCGCAGCTGCTTTTCACC
This region includes:
- a CDS encoding ECF transporter S component; the protein is MKNNMSAKRLALIGMLGALGAILMMFRFPIPFMPPFLSFDLAAIPELIGAFALGPVAGVLIVFIRVMVQMVISGSNSMFTGELQSFLLGVALVLPASLLYRHKKTRKEALLGMTAGTLVSTLVAVLTNLYLIIPFYVALYDMNMDQIILSCSKVNPMMNSVTTMVILGIVPFNLIKYGISCLITFAVYKKISPMIHRFANRQ
- a CDS encoding mannitol dehydrogenase yields the protein MKEAVLIGAGQTGRGFIAPILQANAYHITFIDKNKELIDRLNAEKSYPVHYFGDGKEPVTISGYDAYTTADEEVIEKLAHSDLITTSVFAGNIKELVGLLSAAAEQCGEKQLRIVCCENGVHVKQPLVDANISNSISEGVIFCTTLQPKEKSLVLISEDVAELPVDGSVKGMLPDIVGMPLEADFPSLIQRKIYTYNFMSAIVAYLGDYLQYEVYGEAANDPQIMELMDRAVPVVSTIIAREYAVEQDVQLAFTMRAVHKFRNREIYDTVYRNARQAQRKLNKEERLYEPLRLAEKYGQKCGYILLAAAAAMRYAVVKENSNPDTLMKMYENFHSADKLKEVYGLLKESISLKDVIKFCAEF